Proteins from one Mus pahari chromosome 10, PAHARI_EIJ_v1.1, whole genome shotgun sequence genomic window:
- the Idh3a gene encoding isocitrate dehydrogenase [NAD] subunit alpha, mitochondrial isoform X2 has translation MRMRPGVDPVAAVREVDAMAGSAWVSKVSRLLGAFHNTKQVQTVTLIPGDGIGPEISASVMKIFDAAKAPIQWEERNVTAIQGPGGKWMIPPEAKESMDKNKMGLKGPLKTPIAAGHPSMNLLLRKTFDLYANVRPCVSIEGYKTPYTDVNIVTIRENTEGEYSGIEHVIVDGVVQSIKLITEEASKRIAEFAFEYARNNHRSNVTAVHKANIMRMSDGLFLQKCREVAENCKDIKFNEMYLDTVCLNMVQDPSQFDVLVMPNLYGDILSDLCAGLIGGLGVTPSGNIGANGVAIFESVHGTAPDIAGKDMANPTALLLSAVMMLRHMGLFDHAAKIETACFATIKDGKSLTKDLGGNAKCSDFTEEICRRVKDLD, from the exons GTCTCTCGGCTGCTGGGTGCATTCCACAACACAAAACAG GTTCAGACAGTAACTTTAATTCCTGGAGATGGAATTGGCCCAGAAATTTCAGCCTCAGTCATGAAGATTTTTGATGCTGCCAAA GCACCTATTCAGTGGGAGGAGCGCAATGTCACAGCGATTCAAGGACCAGGAGGGAAGTGGATGATCCCTCCAGAAGCCAAGGAGTCCATGGACAAGAACAAGATGGGCTTGAAAG GCCCACTTAAGACCCCAATAGCCGCTGGCCATCCATCTATGAATCTGTTGCTTCGTAAGACATTTGACCTTTATGCGAATGTCCGGCCATGTGTCTCAATTGAAGGTTATAAAACCCCTTACACGGATGTAAATATCGTCACCATCCGAGAGAACACGGAAGGAGAATACAGTGGAATTGAGCATGTG ATCGTTGATGGGGTTGTGCAGAGCATCAAGCTTATCACTGAAGAAGCAAGCAAGCGCATTGCAGAGTTTGCCTTCGAGTACGCTCGGAACAACCACCGGAGCAACGTCACAGCTGTGCACAAAGCTAACATCAT GAGGATGTCAGATGGGCTCTTTCTGCAAAAATGCAGGGAAGTTGCAGAGAACTGTAAAGATATTAAATTTAATGAGATGTACCTTGATACTGTGTGCTTAAAT ATGGTCCAAGACCCGTCCCAGTTCGATGTTCTCGTCATGCCCAATTTATATGGAGACATCCTTAG TGATCTGTGTGCGGGGCTGATTGGAGGTCTTGGTGTGACTCCGAGTGGCAATATTGGAGCCAACGGTGTTGCCATCTTTGAATCG GTTCATGGAACAGCCCCGGACATTGCAGGCAAGGACATGGCCAACCCCACGGCCCTCCTGCTCAGTGCTGTGATGATGCTTCGCCACATGGGACTTTTTGACCATGCAGCCAAAATCGAGACTGCATGTTTTGCTACGATTAAGGATGGAAAG AGCTTAACAAAAGATCTGGGAGGCAACGCGAAGTGCTCTGACTTCACAGAAGAAATCTGTCGTAGAGTAAAAGACTTAGATTAG
- the Idh3a gene encoding isocitrate dehydrogenase [NAD] subunit alpha, mitochondrial isoform X1, producing MRMRPGVDPVAAVREVDAMAGSAWVSKVSRLLGAFHNTKQVTRGFAGGVQTVTLIPGDGIGPEISASVMKIFDAAKAPIQWEERNVTAIQGPGGKWMIPPEAKESMDKNKMGLKGPLKTPIAAGHPSMNLLLRKTFDLYANVRPCVSIEGYKTPYTDVNIVTIRENTEGEYSGIEHVIVDGVVQSIKLITEEASKRIAEFAFEYARNNHRSNVTAVHKANIMRMSDGLFLQKCREVAENCKDIKFNEMYLDTVCLNMVQDPSQFDVLVMPNLYGDILSDLCAGLIGGLGVTPSGNIGANGVAIFESVHGTAPDIAGKDMANPTALLLSAVMMLRHMGLFDHAAKIETACFATIKDGKSLTKDLGGNAKCSDFTEEICRRVKDLD from the exons GTCTCTCGGCTGCTGGGTGCATTCCACAACACAAAACAGGTGACAAGAGGTTTTGCTGGTGGT GTTCAGACAGTAACTTTAATTCCTGGAGATGGAATTGGCCCAGAAATTTCAGCCTCAGTCATGAAGATTTTTGATGCTGCCAAA GCACCTATTCAGTGGGAGGAGCGCAATGTCACAGCGATTCAAGGACCAGGAGGGAAGTGGATGATCCCTCCAGAAGCCAAGGAGTCCATGGACAAGAACAAGATGGGCTTGAAAG GCCCACTTAAGACCCCAATAGCCGCTGGCCATCCATCTATGAATCTGTTGCTTCGTAAGACATTTGACCTTTATGCGAATGTCCGGCCATGTGTCTCAATTGAAGGTTATAAAACCCCTTACACGGATGTAAATATCGTCACCATCCGAGAGAACACGGAAGGAGAATACAGTGGAATTGAGCATGTG ATCGTTGATGGGGTTGTGCAGAGCATCAAGCTTATCACTGAAGAAGCAAGCAAGCGCATTGCAGAGTTTGCCTTCGAGTACGCTCGGAACAACCACCGGAGCAACGTCACAGCTGTGCACAAAGCTAACATCAT GAGGATGTCAGATGGGCTCTTTCTGCAAAAATGCAGGGAAGTTGCAGAGAACTGTAAAGATATTAAATTTAATGAGATGTACCTTGATACTGTGTGCTTAAAT ATGGTCCAAGACCCGTCCCAGTTCGATGTTCTCGTCATGCCCAATTTATATGGAGACATCCTTAG TGATCTGTGTGCGGGGCTGATTGGAGGTCTTGGTGTGACTCCGAGTGGCAATATTGGAGCCAACGGTGTTGCCATCTTTGAATCG GTTCATGGAACAGCCCCGGACATTGCAGGCAAGGACATGGCCAACCCCACGGCCCTCCTGCTCAGTGCTGTGATGATGCTTCGCCACATGGGACTTTTTGACCATGCAGCCAAAATCGAGACTGCATGTTTTGCTACGATTAAGGATGGAAAG AGCTTAACAAAAGATCTGGGAGGCAACGCGAAGTGCTCTGACTTCACAGAAGAAATCTGTCGTAGAGTAAAAGACTTAGATTAG